One genomic segment of Ictalurus punctatus breed USDA103 chromosome 4, Coco_2.0, whole genome shotgun sequence includes these proteins:
- the cry1b gene encoding cryptochrome-1b isoform X2, which yields MDAVEIPAETITAEILSKCIMTVGDDHDERFGVPSLEELGFETEGLPSAVWPGGETEALTRLERHLERKAWVANFERPRMNANSLLASPTGLSPYLRFGCLSCRLFYFKLTDLYKKVMKNSVPPLSLYGQLLWREFFYTAATNRPCFDKMEGNPICVQIPWDRNAEALAKWAEGRTGFPWIDAIMTQLRQEGWIHHLARHAVACFLTRGDLWISWEEGVKVFEELLLDADWSVNAGSWMWLSCSSFFQQFFHCYCPVGFGRRTDPNGDYIRRYLPILRGFPAKYIYDPWNAPESVQKLAKCIIGTHYPKPMVNHAEASRINIERMKQIYQQLSCYRGLGLLASVPSNASGNGEGAGASLNPTDSTQESSAAVQLKLANIQEELSAGPLSCTDKLNGTSSQSPAGISGTGGVKSWRRDTKQTQRDRGTDTLKRHSEESVSNRGCKIQKKNSDEPPSQ from the exons ATGGATGCTGTAGAAATACCAGCAGAGACCATTACTGCTGAGATACTAAGCAAATGTATCATGACTGTTGGTGATGACCATGACGAGAGGTTTGGTGTGCCCTCACTGGAGGAGCTTG GCTTTGAGACAGAAGGTCTACCATCTGCTGTGTGGCCAGGAGGAGAGACTGAGGCTCTGACTCGTCTGGAGAGACACTTGGAGAGAAAG GCATGGGTGGCTAACTTTGAGCGTCCCAGAATGAATGCAAATTCATTACTAGCCAGCCCTACAGGTCTGAGCCCTTATCTTCGCTTCGGCTGCCTCTCCTGTAGACTCTTCTACTTTAAACTCACAGACTTGTACAAAAAG GTAATGAAAAATAGTGTCCCTCCACTGTCTCTCTACGGCCAGCTGCTATGGAGAGAGTTCTTCTACACAGCTGCCACAAACAGGCCGTGCTTTGACAAAATGGAGGGCAACCCAATCTGTGTGCAGATCCCATGGGACCGTAATGCAGAGGCATTAGCAAAGTGGGCAGAAGGCAGGACAGGTTTTCCCTGGATTGATGCGATCATGACTCAGCTGAGGCAGGAGGGGTGGATTCATCACCTGGCACGGCATGCCGTTGCATGCTTCCTCACCAGAGGAGACCTTTGGATCAGCTGGGAGGAAGGCGTCAAG GTGTTTGAAGAGTTGTTGCTGGATGCAGATTGGAGTGTTAATGCAGGCAGCTGGATGTGGCTCTCCTGCAGTTCATTTTTTCAGCAGTTCTTCCACTGCTACTGCCCAGTGGGTTTTGGTCGCCGCACCGATCCCAATGGAGATTATATACG TCGGTATTTGCCTATATTGAGGGGTTTTCCTGCCAAATACATCTACGACCCTTGGAATGCACCAGAAAGTGTACAGAAGCTTGCTAAGTGCATCATTGGGACTCACTACCCCAAGCCCATGGTGAACCATGCCGAGGCCAGCAGAATAAACATTGAGCGCATGAAACAAATTTACCAGCAGCTGTCGTGTTACAGAGGCCTTG GGCTTCTGGCCTCTGTGCCGTCCAATGCCAGTGGTAACGGCGAAGGTGCAGGAGCAAGTCTGAACCCGACAGACAGCACACAGGAGAGCAGTGCTGCAG TGCAACTAAAACTGGCCAACATTCAAGAAGAGTTGTCAGCAGGCCCATTGTCCTGTACTGACAAACTAAATGGCACTAGTTCCCAGTCACCAGCAG GTATATCAGGAACTGGTGGAGTAAAATCTTGGAGACGAGACACCAAGCAAACACAGAGAG acaGAGGAACAGACACCCTAAAGCGACATAGTGAAGAGTCCGTATCAAACCGTGGATGCAAGATTCAGAAAAAGAACAGTGACGAGCCACCTTCGCAGTGA
- the cry1b gene encoding cryptochrome-1b isoform X1 gives MVVNAVHWFRKGLRLHDNPSLLESVVGADSLRCIYILDPWFAGSSNVGINRWRFLLQCLEDLDASLRKLNSRLYVIRGQPTDVFPRLFKEWKITHLSYEYDSEPFGKERDAAIKKLANEAGVEVTVRISHTLYDPEKIIELNGGQSPLTYKRFQTILSRMDAVEIPAETITAEILSKCIMTVGDDHDERFGVPSLEELGFETEGLPSAVWPGGETEALTRLERHLERKAWVANFERPRMNANSLLASPTGLSPYLRFGCLSCRLFYFKLTDLYKKVMKNSVPPLSLYGQLLWREFFYTAATNRPCFDKMEGNPICVQIPWDRNAEALAKWAEGRTGFPWIDAIMTQLRQEGWIHHLARHAVACFLTRGDLWISWEEGVKVFEELLLDADWSVNAGSWMWLSCSSFFQQFFHCYCPVGFGRRTDPNGDYIRRYLPILRGFPAKYIYDPWNAPESVQKLAKCIIGTHYPKPMVNHAEASRINIERMKQIYQQLSCYRGLGLLASVPSNASGNGEGAGASLNPTDSTQESSAAVQLKLANIQEELSAGPLSCTDKLNGTSSQSPAGISGTGGVKSWRRDTKQTQRDRGTDTLKRHSEESVSNRGCKIQKKNSDEPPSQ, from the exons ATGGTGGTTAACGCGGTGCACTGGTTCAGGAAGGGTTTGAGGCTGCACGATAACCCCTCACTCCTGGAGAGTGTAGTAGGGGCGGACTCTTTACGCTGTATTTACATTCTTGACCCCTGGTTTGCAGGTTCATCCAACGTGGGAATCAATAGGTGGAG GTTTTTATTGCAGTGTCTGGAGGACCTGGATGCCAGCCTTCGAAAACTCAACTCTCGCCTGTATGTTATCAGAGGTCAGCCCACTGATGTCTTTCCCAGGCTTTTCAAG GAGTGGAAGATCACGCATCTGTCATATGAGTATGACTCCGAACCATTTGGGAAAGAGCGGGATGCAGCCATCAAGAAGCTGGCCAACGAGGCAGGGGTGGAGGTCACTGTTAGAATCTCCCACACACTCTATGATCCAGAGAA GATCATTGAGCTGAATGGTGGGCAGTCACCTCTCACATATAAGCGTTTTCAGACAATACTCAGTAGAATGGATGCTGTAGAAATACCAGCAGAGACCATTACTGCTGAGATACTAAGCAAATGTATCATGACTGTTGGTGATGACCATGACGAGAGGTTTGGTGTGCCCTCACTGGAGGAGCTTG GCTTTGAGACAGAAGGTCTACCATCTGCTGTGTGGCCAGGAGGAGAGACTGAGGCTCTGACTCGTCTGGAGAGACACTTGGAGAGAAAG GCATGGGTGGCTAACTTTGAGCGTCCCAGAATGAATGCAAATTCATTACTAGCCAGCCCTACAGGTCTGAGCCCTTATCTTCGCTTCGGCTGCCTCTCCTGTAGACTCTTCTACTTTAAACTCACAGACTTGTACAAAAAG GTAATGAAAAATAGTGTCCCTCCACTGTCTCTCTACGGCCAGCTGCTATGGAGAGAGTTCTTCTACACAGCTGCCACAAACAGGCCGTGCTTTGACAAAATGGAGGGCAACCCAATCTGTGTGCAGATCCCATGGGACCGTAATGCAGAGGCATTAGCAAAGTGGGCAGAAGGCAGGACAGGTTTTCCCTGGATTGATGCGATCATGACTCAGCTGAGGCAGGAGGGGTGGATTCATCACCTGGCACGGCATGCCGTTGCATGCTTCCTCACCAGAGGAGACCTTTGGATCAGCTGGGAGGAAGGCGTCAAG GTGTTTGAAGAGTTGTTGCTGGATGCAGATTGGAGTGTTAATGCAGGCAGCTGGATGTGGCTCTCCTGCAGTTCATTTTTTCAGCAGTTCTTCCACTGCTACTGCCCAGTGGGTTTTGGTCGCCGCACCGATCCCAATGGAGATTATATACG TCGGTATTTGCCTATATTGAGGGGTTTTCCTGCCAAATACATCTACGACCCTTGGAATGCACCAGAAAGTGTACAGAAGCTTGCTAAGTGCATCATTGGGACTCACTACCCCAAGCCCATGGTGAACCATGCCGAGGCCAGCAGAATAAACATTGAGCGCATGAAACAAATTTACCAGCAGCTGTCGTGTTACAGAGGCCTTG GGCTTCTGGCCTCTGTGCCGTCCAATGCCAGTGGTAACGGCGAAGGTGCAGGAGCAAGTCTGAACCCGACAGACAGCACACAGGAGAGCAGTGCTGCAG TGCAACTAAAACTGGCCAACATTCAAGAAGAGTTGTCAGCAGGCCCATTGTCCTGTACTGACAAACTAAATGGCACTAGTTCCCAGTCACCAGCAG GTATATCAGGAACTGGTGGAGTAAAATCTTGGAGACGAGACACCAAGCAAACACAGAGAG acaGAGGAACAGACACCCTAAAGCGACATAGTGAAGAGTCCGTATCAAACCGTGGATGCAAGATTCAGAAAAAGAACAGTGACGAGCCACCTTCGCAGTGA
- the mterf2 gene encoding transcription termination factor 2, mitochondrial, producing MLRSFTVSLMFSWRVQLLPSMHCSSIRQPENTSAVDALCNLSVNISKIRKLKGWVLYQSPVYVTETVTMLRTLGAKDPLIAQVLEHHPEAILCPPEHLEIQKELWMSICASHSDLVGIIEKFPASFFTTPCHIDHQKANIVLFQNLGLNKHVIAKLMASAPQNFRRPAEQNKEMVHALQNAYLDLGGNETNMKVWVQKLLIQNPYVLMKSPETIGNNLKFLQERGFTSSELLQLLSKLKGFVTELHPESMGFTLCYLLETLSCSDADLQQVILQCPALLYYSAHILTGRFKCLLSAGISQQQIMQTPTVLELTTQIVQYRIQKLHSYGHDIKTGSLELLNGTKKDFEMSCGKLLLRQERPLFNPVAPLRTDE from the coding sequence ATGCTGCGCTCTTTCACAGTGTCCCTGATGTTTTCCTGGCGGGTCCAACTGCTCCCCAGCATGCATTGCTCGTCCATCAGGCAGCCTGAGAACACATCTGCTGTTGATGCACTTTGCAACCTGTCAGTCAACATCTCAAAGATCCGTAAGCTCAAGGGCTGGGTGTTGTACCAAAGCCCAGTTTATGTGACGGAGACTGTGACAATGCTGAGAACCTTGGGAGCCAAAGACCCGCTGATCGCGCAAGTGCTTGAACACCACCCAGAGGCAATCCTCTGCCCACCTGAACATTTGGAGATTCAAAAGGAACTGTGGATGTCCATCTGTGCCAGCCACAGTGATCTAGTTGGGATCATTGAAAAGTTCCCAGCCTCATTTTTTACCACACCATGCCATATTGACCACCAAAAGGCCAACATTGTGCTCTTCCAGAACCTGGGCCTTAATAAACATGTCATTGCTAAGCTGATGGCGAGCGCCCCGCAGAACTTCAGAAGACCTGCTGAGCAGAACAAGGAGATGGTCCATGCCCTTCAAAATGCATACTTGGATCTAGGAGGAAATGAGACCAATATGAAGGTCTGGGTGCAGAAGCTGCTCATTCAGAACCCGTACGTGCTCATGAAGTCTCCAGAAACCATAGGAAATAACCTCAAGTTCCTGCAAGAACGGGGCTTCACGAGCAGTGAGCTCCTTCAGCTTCTCTCCAAACTTAAAGGCTTTGTCACAGAGCTTCACCCAGAATCAATGGGTTTTACTTTGTGTTACTTGCTGGAAACGCTGTCCTGCAGTGACGCCGACCTTCAACAGGTCATCCTGCAGTGCCCAGCATTGCTGTACTACTCTGCACACATTTTGACAGGCAGATTCAAATGCCTACTCAGTGCTGGAATTAGCCAGCAGCAGATAATGCAGACACCCACAGTCCTGGAACTGACCACACAAATTGTTCAGTATCGCATTCAGAAGCTGCATTCTTATGGTCATGATATTAagacagggagcctggagctccTCAATGGCACTAAGAAAGACTTTGAAATGAGCTGTGGAAAATTGCTTCTGAGGCAAGAGCGTCCGCTCTTTAACCCAGTAGCACCTCTAAGGACAGACGAGTGA
- the zgc:153031 gene encoding zgc:153031 (The RefSeq protein has 2 substitutions compared to this genomic sequence), with the protein MKPRNEVQKPIRLVAAACRNMGIGKDGRLPWNLPTEFQFFLNTITAVCKSGKKNLIIWGKYSWFSCPESVFPLANSLHVVLSKKLMSVPKRAHYVCEDFVSAVKLASHPPLNDLIETIWILGGTQVYKEALEHPWCDLIYLTDIMADFDCNVFFPSFDQKFYRKQNKFPGVPNEIQEENGIKFRFQVFMKES; encoded by the exons ATGAAGCCGAGGAATGAAGTACAGAAGCCGATTCGGTTGATGGCGGCAGCGTGCAGAAATATGGGAATAGGCAAGGACGGTCGCCTTCCGTGGAATCTTCC GACAGAGTTTCAGTTCTTTTTGAATACCATCACAGCTGTGTGTAAATCAG GAAAGAAGAACCTGATCATATGGGGTAAATACAGCTGGTTCTCCTGCCCAGAGAGTGTTTTCCCCCTGGCCAACAGTCTCCATGTGGTTCTGAGCAAAAAGCTGAT GTCTGTCCCAAAGCGTGCTCACTACGTGTGTGAGGACTTTGTCAGTGCCGTTAAATTGGCCTCTCATCCTCCTCTTAATGATCTTATAGAAACCATCTGGATCTTAGGAGGAACACAGGTGTACAAG GAAGCTCTGGAGCACCCTTGGTGTGACCTCATCTACCTCACTGACATCATGGCTGACTTTGactgtaatgtttttttcccaaGTTTTGACCAAAATTTTTACAGGAAACAAAACAA GTTCCCTGGTGTGCCAAATGAGATTCAAGAAGAAAATGGAATCAAATTTCGATTTCAAGTCTTCATGAAAGAAAGCTGA